A part of Rattus norvegicus strain BN/NHsdMcwi chromosome 4, GRCr8, whole genome shotgun sequence genomic DNA contains:
- the Sinhcaf gene encoding SIN3-HDAC complex-associated factor: MFGFHKPKMYRSIEGCCICRAKSSSSRFTDSKRYEKDFQSCFGLHETRSGDICNACVLLVKRWKKLPAGSKKNWNHVVDARAGPSLKTTLKPKKVKTLSGNRMKSSQISKLQKEFKRHNSDAHSTTSSASPAQSPCYSNQSDEGSDTEMASSSNRTPVFSFLDLTYWKRQKICCGIIYKGRFGEVLIDTHLFKPCCSSKKAAAEKPEEQAPAPLPISTQEW, encoded by the exons ATGTTTGGTTTTCACAAGCCAAAGATGTACCGAAGTATAGAAGGCTGCTGTATCTGCAGAGCCAAGTCCTCCAGCTCTCGGTTCACGGACAGCAAGCGCTATGAGAAGGACTTCCAGAGCTGCTTTGG GCTGCATGAGACTCGCTCAGGAGACATCTGCAACGCCTGTGTGCTGCTTGTGAAAAGATGGAAGAAGCTGCCGGCAGGATCCAAAAAAAACTGGAATCAC GTCGTAGATGCAAGAGCAGGCCCCAGTCTAAAGACAACACTGAAAccaaagaaagtgaagactctgTCTGGAAACAGGATGAAAAGCAGCCAGATCAGTAAGCTGCAGAAGGAGTTTAAACGCCACA ATTCTGATGCTCATAGCACCACCTCAAGTGCCTCTCCAGCCCAGTCTCCATGCTATAGTAACCAGTCAGACGAGGGCTCAGATACAGAGATGGCTTCCAGCTCTAATAGAACTCCGGTTTTTTCCTTCTTAGATCTTACCTACTGGAAAag acAGAAAATATGTTGTGGGATCATCTATAAGGGCCGTTTTGGGGAAGTCCTCATCGACACTCATCTCTTCAAGCCTTGCTGCAGCAGTAAGAAAGCTGCTGCCGAGAAGCCAGAGGAGCAGGCCCCAGCGCCTCTGCCCATCTCCACTCAGGAGTGGTGA